A single Cyprinus carpio isolate SPL01 chromosome A20, ASM1834038v1, whole genome shotgun sequence DNA region contains:
- the LOC109057592 gene encoding 26S proteasome regulatory subunit 10B: MADNREKGLQDYRKKLLEHKEIDGRLKELREQLKELTKQYEKSENDLKALQSVGQIVGEVLKQLTEEKFIVKATNGPRYVVGCRRQLDKTKLKPGTRVALDMTTLTIMRYLPREVDPLVYNMSHEDPGIVSYSEIGGLSEQIRELREVIELPLTNPELFQRVGIIPPKGCLLYGPPGTGKTLLARAVASQLDCNFLKVVSSSIVDKYIGESARLIREMFNYARDHQPCIIFMDEIDAIGGRRFSEGTSADREIQRTLMELLNQMDGFDTLHRVKMIMATNRPDTLDPALLRPGRLDRKIHIELPNEQARLDILKIHSGPITKHGEIDYEAIVKLSDGFNGADLRNVCTEAGMFAIRADHEYVTQEDFMKAVRKVADSKKLESKLDYKPV; encoded by the exons ATGGCGGACAACAGGGAGAAAGGTTTACAAGATTACAGAAAGAAATTACTGGAGCACAAAGAGATCGACGGACGCCTTAAAGAGC TGAGAGAGCAGCTGAAGGAGCTTACTAAACAGTATGAGAAGTCTGAGAATGACCTGAAAGCTTTACAGAGTGTGGGACAG ATTGTCGGTGAGGTGCTGAAACAACTGACAGAGGAGAAAT TTATTGTCAAAGCAACTAATGGCCCACGTTACGTGGTTGGATGTCGCAGACAG CTGGATAAAACTAAGCTTAAACCGGGCACCAGAGTGGCTCTGGACATGACGACTCTCACGATCATGAG gtaTTTGCCTCGGGAAGTGGATCCTCTAGTGTACAACATGTCTCATGAAGATCCTGGCATCGTTTCTTACTCTGAGATCGGAGGATTGTCTGAGCAGATCCGTGAGCTGAGAGAG GTCATTGAGCTGCCTCTTACCAACCCAGAGCTGTTCCAGAGGGTGGGCATTATTCCTCCTAAGGGCTGCCTGCTGTATGGACCTCCAG GCACTGGAAAGACTCTTCTTGCCCGAGCTGTGGCCAGTCAGCTGGACTGTAATTTCCTGAAG GTGGTGTCCAGCTCTATTGTTGACAAGTACATTGGTGAGAGTGCCAGACTCATCAGAGAGATGTTCAACTACGCCAGAGACCATCAGCCCTGCATTATCTTCATGGATGAGATCGATGCTATTG GTGGACGGCGGTTTTCTGAAGGAACTTCTGCAGATCGAGAGATCCAGAGGACACTGATGGAG CTGTTGAATCAGATGGATGGATTTGACACTCTGCATAGAGTCAAGATGATCATGGCCACCAACCGACCGGACACTTTAGACCCTGCCCTGCTGCGTCCTGGCCGACTGGACAGAAAGATCC ACATTGAGTTGCCCAATGAACAGGCTCGACTGGACATCCTGAAGATCCACTCTGGGCCCATCACCAAGCATGGAGAAATAG ATTATGAGGCCATCGTCAAGCTTTCAGACGGTTTCAACGGAGCTGATTTGAGGAATGTGTGCACTGAAGCTG GTATGTTTGCCATCCGTGCCGATCACGAGTACGTGACTCAGGAGGATTTCATGAAAGCTGTGAGAAAGGTGGCAGACTCCAAGAAGCTGGAGTCCAAACTCGACTACAAGCCTgtataa